From a single Bacteroidota bacterium genomic region:
- a CDS encoding YigZ family protein has translation MTNEEDFYYTIAAPLRAPELKVRGSRFIADLLPMGSKEEIDAALASIRKEFHDATHHCFAYRLGADAKLVRAADDGEPNGTAGKPILLVLTSQKLTNVLLVVTRYFGGTKLGTGGLARAYAESAQQAVSMAHIIRVYLTSNVALQVLYEDLPAMERLIKAFEGVIQESTYLESVSLIVAIRRSKITEFRHAVKDTFHGRVAAEFHT, from the coding sequence ATGACGAACGAGGAGGATTTTTATTACACCATTGCCGCGCCATTGCGCGCGCCCGAGCTGAAGGTCAGAGGCTCGCGCTTCATCGCGGACCTTCTGCCGATGGGCTCCAAGGAGGAGATTGATGCTGCGTTGGCAAGCATTCGAAAGGAATTTCACGATGCCACACATCATTGCTTTGCATATCGTCTGGGGGCTGATGCCAAGCTGGTCCGTGCCGCGGATGATGGCGAGCCCAATGGTACTGCCGGCAAGCCGATCCTGCTTGTTCTTACCTCGCAAAAACTGACCAATGTTCTTCTTGTCGTGACGCGCTACTTCGGTGGCACAAAACTTGGCACGGGTGGTCTCGCACGAGCATACGCCGAGTCGGCGCAACAAGCGGTCTCGATGGCGCATATCATTCGGGTTTATCTCACGAGCAATGTTGCCCTTCAAGTGCTCTATGAGGATTTGCCCGCGATGGAGCGGCTGATCAAAGCGTTCGAAGGTGTCATTCAGGAATCAACATATCTCGAAAGTGTGTCGCTGATCGTCGCGATTCGGCGATCCAAAATCACCGAGTTCCGTCATGCTGTCAAGGATACGTTTCATGGCCGCGTGGCGGCGGAATTCCATACGTAA
- the pyk gene encoding pyruvate kinase, producing the protein MLQAKTKIIATLGPSSATEEIIERLVMAGMDIARLNFSHGTPEIHLDVATKVRTVSDRLGRHIAIFADLPGPKIRTGDVADPNGVLLIAGTDVRLAYDPEVHTTPERITTSYQFLGVDVRPGHQVLLDDGSIELVVHSIVSDTEILCTVKTGGILKSHKGINFPSTILRIPTLTDHDKEIVRFAIQKIGVDALALSFVRKAEDIRELRQFLKDEFGDTSTPLIAKIEKPEAVENIKDILAETDMIMVARGDLGVEMPLERVPPIQKRLVDLANARGVPVITATQMLESMIAHPRPTRAEASDVANAVFDGSDCVMLSAETGAGSYPVESVATMREIILAAERSGYVRVERDFVLPQDEVEYATDSVARAACVLAEEVNAQAIISATLSGRSARYVAKYRYSKMVIGMSTDDSALRRMAFYHGVIPMKLEQVGTFDETLDRMISDAQARGLIGTTGWVVLTAGHPIFQVSHTNIVKVHLLG; encoded by the coding sequence ATGCTTCAGGCAAAGACTAAGATAATCGCGACGTTAGGTCCTTCGAGCGCGACCGAAGAAATCATCGAGAGACTTGTCATGGCTGGGATGGATATTGCCCGGCTGAACTTCTCGCATGGAACTCCGGAAATTCATCTCGATGTCGCCACGAAAGTCCGTACTGTCAGCGACCGGCTTGGCCGGCATATCGCGATTTTTGCGGATCTACCTGGCCCAAAAATCCGAACCGGCGATGTTGCCGATCCCAATGGGGTGCTTCTCATTGCTGGCACCGATGTCCGGCTGGCGTATGATCCTGAAGTACACACGACGCCTGAGCGGATAACGACATCCTATCAATTTCTTGGTGTCGATGTACGGCCTGGACATCAGGTCTTGCTCGATGATGGTTCGATCGAACTCGTCGTGCATTCCATCGTTTCTGATACGGAAATTCTCTGCACCGTTAAGACCGGTGGAATCCTGAAGAGTCATAAAGGCATCAATTTTCCTTCAACGATCCTTCGAATTCCCACGCTGACCGACCATGATAAAGAAATCGTCCGGTTCGCGATTCAAAAGATTGGCGTCGATGCGCTGGCCCTTAGCTTCGTTCGAAAGGCTGAAGACATTCGCGAACTGCGCCAATTCCTGAAAGACGAATTTGGCGATACTTCAACGCCGTTAATCGCCAAAATCGAAAAGCCAGAAGCTGTCGAGAATATCAAGGATATTCTCGCGGAGACGGACATGATCATGGTGGCACGCGGTGATCTCGGCGTAGAAATGCCCCTGGAACGTGTCCCACCGATACAGAAGCGCCTCGTCGATCTTGCCAATGCCCGGGGCGTGCCTGTGATTACTGCTACGCAGATGCTCGAATCCATGATTGCTCATCCGCGACCAACGCGTGCCGAGGCCAGTGATGTAGCCAATGCGGTGTTCGATGGTTCGGATTGCGTGATGCTCTCCGCTGAAACCGGTGCTGGTTCCTACCCGGTCGAATCCGTAGCAACCATGCGAGAAATTATTCTAGCTGCGGAGCGGAGTGGTTATGTACGCGTCGAGCGAGATTTTGTGCTGCCGCAGGACGAAGTCGAATATGCAACCGATTCCGTGGCTCGCGCGGCATGTGTGCTGGCCGAGGAGGTAAACGCGCAGGCCATCATCTCTGCAACGCTCTCTGGACGTAGCGCCCGATATGTGGCCAAATACCGATACTCGAAAATGGTGATTGGCATGTCCACCGATGATTCAGCATTGCGACGCATGGCATTCTATCACGGTGTGATCCCGATGAAACTCGAACAGGTCGGGACGTTCGATGAGACGCTCGACCGAATGATCAGCGATGCGCAGGCACGTGGACTTATCGGGACGACTGGATGGGTCGTTCTTACTGCAGGCCATCCGATTTTCCAGGTCAGCCATACGAACATCGTGAAGGTCCATTTACTCGGATAG
- a CDS encoding TlpA disulfide reductase family protein, whose protein sequence is MRILIFFPAIFLLSSISFGQQAIIVVQADSSDGQMLYLTRFHAPGLEYDRIDSAKVSGQPVRFTVVPDPIRPYEIRLGCQYVCQLYLAAGDSLIYHYSPSNLDLVFDRIGANKAAQDTAIRPQSQWLFYRAMGDRNWASTRSYVTAIRQKMETEAGRLLAQFPEHPGLASALRADALRWYYEPQLRYFYRYFDSSEGIASEDPNHLKFIDSIQWSHQDLVHSSDMDGLVSEWLNLAGWRSGIHGPETSEKDRDEVGIEIAFTLPPPSRDVAILTAMKELTWLSPSKAVAIGERAIARYRPLASDTAYLIACEKSLDAIRSRLPGKLAPAFSLPDSTGRLHALADFRGKVIYLDFWGTWCHPCVQELPALRKLEEKFAGDTSIAFVSIAIEYRRLAAWKKFLQTQKLPATQLYAEGQFHNETARAYGIEGVPTYMLINRDGTFIDAAAPRPSSGKAEAAIRNALTKSGD, encoded by the coding sequence ATGAGAATACTCATCTTTTTTCCAGCGATCTTCTTACTTTCATCCATCTCGTTTGGCCAGCAAGCGATAATCGTCGTTCAGGCCGATAGCAGCGATGGGCAGATGCTCTATCTCACTCGGTTCCATGCGCCGGGTCTCGAGTATGACCGGATCGACTCGGCCAAGGTGAGCGGACAACCCGTCCGCTTCACGGTTGTACCGGACCCGATACGGCCATACGAGATTCGACTTGGATGTCAATACGTTTGCCAGCTCTACCTTGCTGCTGGGGACAGCCTTATCTATCATTATTCGCCATCGAATCTCGATCTTGTGTTCGATCGCATCGGAGCGAACAAGGCCGCTCAAGATACGGCGATCCGCCCACAAAGTCAATGGCTCTTCTATCGTGCGATGGGTGACAGGAATTGGGCGAGCACCAGATCGTATGTAACTGCCATTCGTCAAAAGATGGAAACGGAGGCAGGACGGCTGCTTGCTCAATTCCCGGAACATCCCGGTCTTGCATCGGCATTGCGCGCGGACGCGCTGCGCTGGTACTACGAGCCTCAGCTTCGCTACTTTTACCGTTACTTTGACTCTTCCGAAGGTATTGCGTCCGAAGACCCGAATCACTTGAAGTTTATCGATTCGATTCAATGGAGCCATCAAGATCTTGTCCATAGTAGTGACATGGATGGCTTGGTTAGCGAATGGCTCAACTTGGCCGGCTGGCGGTCCGGTATTCATGGCCCGGAGACATCGGAAAAGGATCGAGACGAAGTGGGAATCGAGATAGCATTCACGCTTCCGCCACCCTCCCGGGATGTCGCAATCCTGACCGCAATGAAAGAGCTAACATGGCTATCGCCAAGCAAGGCCGTGGCGATTGGCGAACGGGCGATCGCCCGATACCGTCCGCTTGCTTCGGACACAGCGTATCTCATCGCCTGTGAGAAGAGCTTGGATGCCATCCGCTCGCGCCTGCCAGGCAAGTTGGCACCAGCGTTCTCGCTCCCGGACTCAACGGGAAGACTTCATGCACTCGCTGATTTTCGCGGAAAGGTCATCTATCTCGATTTTTGGGGCACTTGGTGTCACCCATGTGTTCAAGAGCTTCCCGCACTCAGAAAGCTCGAAGAGAAGTTTGCCGGAGATACGTCTATTGCCTTTGTCAGCATCGCGATTGAATATCGCCGGCTTGCGGCATGGAAGAAATTCTTACAAACCCAGAAGCTTCCCGCTACCCAACTTTATGCGGAAGGTCAGTTCCATAATGAGACCGCTCGGGCTTATGGTATCGAAGGCGTCCCCACCTACATGCTCATCAACCGCGACGGCACCTTCATCGATGCTGCAGCGCCCCGGCCAAGCAGTGGCAAGGCCGAGGCCGCAATTCGCAATGCGCTTACGAAGTCAGGAGACTAA